The following proteins come from a genomic window of Megalobrama amblycephala isolate DHTTF-2021 linkage group LG1, ASM1881202v1, whole genome shotgun sequence:
- the spry1 gene encoding protein sprouty homolog 1: protein MDRHGQRGGTVRHPDLPSGAILSLDQIKAIRSCNEYTEGPAVARRPAPGPRTPPRKHERTHEVLLVNVNNNYEHRTARPPALSRSTSTGSAGSNSSTSSEQGLLPNYRSRAVRTQPSASSHPFLPPDAPLKQTPVEKPDSPHLYICESCGKCKCSECTAPRPLPARLACNGQCLCSAESVVEHGTCMCLVKGIFYHCSNDDDDVGDPCADRPCSLSHPQCCSRFLCMGLMSALFPCLLCYLPAKACVKACDSCHDRVNRPGCRCKNSNTVYCKLQNWNQTPGHAPGKPS from the coding sequence ATGGATCGCCACGGTCAGCGCGGAGGGACCGTCAGACATCCGGACCTCCCGTCTGGGGCCATCCTGTCCCTGGATCAGATCAAAGCCATCCGCTCCTGTAACGAGTACACGGAGGGCCCGGCCGTAGCACGCAGACCGGCCCCGGGGCCGCGCACGCCGCCGCGGAAGCACGAGAGGACTCACGAGGTGCTCCTGGTGAACGTGAACAACAACTACGAGCACCGGACCGCCCGCCCGCCGGCGCTCAGCCGGTCCACCAGCACGGGCAGCGCCGGGAGCAACAGCAGCACGTCTTCGGAGCAGGGCCTGCTGCCGAATTACCGCAGCAGAGCCGTACGGACTCAGCCGAGCGCATCCTCGCATCCGTTCCTCCCACCGGACGCTCCGCTCAAACAGACGCCGGTGGAAAAGCCGGACTCGCCACATCTGTACATCTGCGAGAGCTGCGGGAAATGCAAGTGCAGCGAGTGCACGGCGCCGCGGCCGCTTCCGGCGCGCCTCGCCTGCAACGGACAGTGTCTGTGTTCGGCCGAGAGCGTGGTCGAGCACGGGACGTGCATGTGTTTGGTGAAGGGCATTTTCTACCACTGCTCCAACGACGACGACGACGTCGGCGACCCGTGCGCCGACCGGCCGTGTTCGCTGTCGCACCCGCAGTGCTGCTCGCGCTTCCTGTGCATGGGCCTCATGTCGGCGCTGTTCCCGTGTCTGCTCTGTTACCTGCCCGCCAAGGCCTGCGTGAAAGCGTGCGACTCGTGCCACGACCGCGTGAACCGGCCCGGCTGCCGCTGCAAGAACTCCAACACCGTTTACTGCAAGCTGCAGAACTGGAACCAAACGCCCGGACACGCACCGGGAAAACCGTCCTGA